From the Martelella mediterranea DSM 17316 genome, one window contains:
- a CDS encoding ABC transporter permease — translation MHRKDIGLAVLVICVGAIVALVNPRFLSPINLANTANLIGLFGLFSIAEAFVIVTGGIELSVGSVIALLGVIFIDLIATHGVAWPVALAIVLVLAVFIGLLHGLLVTRLKLQPFVVTLCGLLIYRGIARFYTRDGTAGFTFGTDFPALEYLVAGRSFGIPHSVIAFALVAVVSWFVLHRTVFGRHLFAVGKNEEAARYSGINTRRVIVSAYVLCMLLTGLSAVFFAMYTRSVQPASHGNFYELYGIAAAVLGGFSLRGGEGSIIGVVLGVILLQVLQNLVNLLGIPSSLNFAVMGSVILAGVIADTQFSAYRERRRHQAAMSLLDKAATAPGD, via the coding sequence ATGCATAGAAAAGATATCGGGCTCGCGGTTCTGGTGATCTGCGTCGGAGCGATCGTGGCGCTGGTCAACCCGCGCTTCCTGTCGCCGATCAACCTTGCGAACACGGCCAACCTGATCGGTCTTTTCGGCCTGTTTTCCATCGCCGAAGCCTTCGTCATCGTGACCGGCGGGATCGAGCTTTCGGTCGGCTCGGTGATCGCGCTTCTTGGGGTGATCTTCATCGATCTGATCGCGACCCATGGCGTGGCATGGCCGGTTGCCCTCGCGATTGTTCTGGTGCTCGCCGTTTTCATAGGCCTGCTGCATGGCCTGCTGGTGACCAGGCTGAAGCTCCAGCCCTTCGTGGTGACCCTTTGCGGGCTGCTGATCTATCGCGGCATTGCCCGTTTCTACACCCGCGACGGCACCGCCGGCTTCACCTTCGGAACCGATTTTCCGGCGCTCGAATATCTCGTCGCCGGGCGCAGCTTCGGCATCCCGCACTCCGTGATCGCCTTCGCCCTCGTCGCCGTCGTCTCGTGGTTTGTCCTGCATCGCACCGTATTCGGCCGTCATCTCTTCGCCGTCGGCAAGAACGAGGAGGCGGCGCGCTATTCCGGGATCAATACGCGCCGGGTGATCGTCTCGGCCTATGTGCTGTGCATGCTGCTGACCGGTCTGTCCGCGGTGTTCTTTGCGATGTACACACGCTCGGTGCAGCCGGCATCGCACGGTAATTTCTACGAGCTTTACGGGATTGCCGCCGCCGTGCTTGGCGGGTTTTCGCTGCGCGGCGGGGAGGGGTCGATCATCGGCGTGGTGCTTGGCGTCATCCTGCTTCAGGTGCTGCAGAACCTCGTCAACCTTCTCGGCATTCCCTCATCCCTGAATTTCGCGGTCATGGGCAGCGTCATTCTGGCAGGCGTGATCGCCGACACGCAATTTTCCGCCTATCGCGAAAGACGCCGGCATCAGGCGGCGATGTCTTTGCTTGATAAAGCCGCAACGGCGCCTGGAGACTAG
- a CDS encoding sugar ABC transporter ATP-binding protein: protein MARIGTPISLTLSGITKVYSSAIALNDVSLEIAGGEVVGLIGENGAGKSTLMKVLGGAIRPDNGAIVIDGLRMESLTPARALSHGIALVHQELNPFSNLDVTGNVMLGREMRKGLFGFIDRAAMEDRVRPLLALLGTRFGPSDPVAELSLAEQQLLEIARALSTNVRLLILDEPTSSLTVSETQRLLDVIRLLRDQGVAVLFITHRLGEIEQVANRVVGLRDGRNAGDLVGADIRKDAMLHLMIGRPVSEFYEQPDDRRGPIVLEARGLRTAAYPHESIDLALRGGEILGLAGLVGAGRTELARAIFGIDPIEAGTVTVEREPVTPGSVPDAIRAGICLVPEDRKSEGLFLDFTIAGNIAMPNLAALSRRGFVDRRAELALAVDARENLAIKARRLDRPVAELSGGNQQKIVLAKWLATRPKVIILDEPTRGIDVGAKAEVYRLMRELAADGAALLMISSDMEEVIGVSSRVAVMNHGRIAGILEHEALSEENILRLAVG, encoded by the coding sequence ATGGCACGGATCGGCACTCCCATTTCCCTGACGTTGAGCGGCATCACCAAGGTCTATTCCAGCGCCATTGCCCTCAACGACGTTTCGCTGGAGATCGCCGGCGGCGAGGTGGTCGGCCTGATCGGCGAGAACGGCGCCGGCAAGTCCACGCTGATGAAGGTGCTCGGCGGCGCGATCCGGCCGGACAACGGCGCAATCGTCATTGACGGCCTCCGCATGGAAAGCCTGACGCCCGCCCGCGCGCTTTCGCATGGCATAGCCTTAGTGCATCAGGAGCTGAACCCGTTCTCAAATCTCGATGTGACCGGCAACGTGATGCTGGGTCGGGAAATGCGCAAGGGCCTGTTCGGCTTCATCGACCGCGCGGCGATGGAAGATCGCGTCCGACCGTTGCTCGCCCTGCTCGGCACGCGCTTCGGCCCGTCGGATCCGGTCGCGGAGCTTTCGCTTGCCGAACAGCAATTGCTGGAAATCGCGCGGGCGCTTTCGACCAATGTGCGCCTGCTGATCCTGGACGAGCCGACATCGAGCCTGACCGTTTCGGAGACGCAGCGCCTGCTGGACGTCATCCGGCTTCTGCGCGACCAGGGCGTTGCCGTCCTGTTCATTACCCATCGTCTTGGCGAGATAGAGCAGGTCGCCAACCGGGTCGTCGGTCTGCGCGATGGCAGGAATGCCGGCGACCTCGTCGGCGCCGATATTCGCAAGGATGCCATGTTGCACTTGATGATTGGCCGTCCGGTCTCGGAATTCTACGAACAGCCCGACGACAGGCGCGGGCCCATCGTGCTGGAGGCGCGGGGCCTGCGCACCGCCGCCTATCCGCATGAAAGCATCGATCTTGCGTTGCGCGGCGGGGAAATCCTCGGGCTTGCGGGGCTTGTGGGCGCGGGGCGCACGGAGCTTGCCCGCGCCATCTTCGGCATCGATCCGATCGAAGCGGGGACGGTGACCGTCGAGCGAGAGCCGGTCACGCCCGGCTCGGTGCCGGACGCGATCAGGGCCGGTATCTGTCTCGTGCCGGAGGACCGCAAGTCGGAAGGCCTGTTTCTCGACTTTACGATCGCCGGGAATATCGCGATGCCGAACCTTGCCGCATTGTCGCGACGCGGTTTTGTCGACCGGCGGGCCGAGCTCGCTCTGGCGGTCGACGCGCGCGAAAACCTGGCGATCAAGGCCCGCCGGCTCGACCGGCCCGTAGCAGAACTCTCGGGCGGCAACCAGCAAAAGATCGTGCTGGCGAAATGGCTGGCCACACGGCCGAAGGTCATCATCCTGGATGAGCCCACGCGGGGGATCGATGTCGGCGCCAAGGCGGAGGTCTACCGCCTGATGCGCGAACTGGCCGCAGACGGCGCGGCGCTGCTGATGATCTCCTCGGACATGGAGGAGGTGATCGGCGTCTCGAGCCGCGTCGCCGTGATGAACCACGGCCGGATCGCCGGAATCCTGGAACATGAGGCGCTGTCGGAGGAAAACATCCTGCGCCTTGCCGTCGGATAG
- a CDS encoding sugar-binding protein translates to MNKTSILLAAAGFAVTTTTAMADDKPQLAFVVNAASDFWKLAEAGVNAAQAELPGYELQFRYPAQGTAALQNALMDDLVAAGTDAIMISSADPKNSIDAFNRIAAQVPLFTTDSDAPQSDRIAYLGSSNTAAGVQAGEIAVGAMPDGGKCMGFVGFLGADNAKERIAGFRQAVEGKGIELVDVRGDDVDFARARSNVDDVLAASPDINCMVGFYSYNPPKIYEALQAAGKLGDITVVAFDEDPITLGAVREGSFAGTVVQDPYQWGYQGMKLMASYLEGDRSEIPADGLIIVPTKIIDQDNVDAFEAELKKRING, encoded by the coding sequence ATGAACAAGACATCCATACTCCTGGCTGCAGCGGGCTTCGCTGTAACCACAACAACCGCAATGGCCGACGACAAACCGCAACTGGCGTTTGTCGTCAATGCCGCATCGGACTTCTGGAAACTGGCCGAGGCCGGTGTCAACGCGGCGCAGGCCGAGCTTCCGGGCTACGAGCTGCAGTTCCGCTATCCGGCGCAGGGCACCGCCGCCCTGCAGAACGCGCTGATGGACGATCTGGTCGCCGCCGGCACGGATGCCATCATGATCTCGTCGGCCGATCCGAAGAACTCGATCGACGCCTTCAACCGGATCGCCGCGCAGGTGCCGCTGTTCACCACCGACAGCGACGCGCCGCAGTCCGACCGGATCGCCTATCTCGGCTCGTCGAACACCGCAGCCGGCGTGCAAGCCGGTGAAATCGCGGTCGGCGCGATGCCGGATGGCGGCAAGTGCATGGGCTTTGTCGGCTTTCTCGGCGCGGACAATGCCAAGGAACGCATCGCGGGCTTCCGCCAGGCGGTCGAAGGCAAGGGCATAGAACTGGTGGATGTACGCGGCGACGATGTCGATTTCGCCCGCGCCCGCTCCAATGTCGATGACGTGCTGGCCGCAAGCCCGGATATCAACTGCATGGTGGGTTTTTATTCCTATAATCCGCCCAAGATCTACGAGGCTTTGCAGGCGGCGGGCAAGTTGGGCGACATCACCGTCGTCGCCTTCGACGAGGACCCGATCACGCTTGGCGCCGTTCGCGAAGGCTCGTTTGCGGGCACCGTCGTGCAGGACCCCTACCAATGGGGCTATCAGGGCATGAAGCTGATGGCGTCCTATCTGGAGGGCGACCGATCGGAAATCCCGGCGGACGGGCTGATCATCGTGCCGACCAAGATCATCGACCAGGACAATGTCGATGCCTTCGAGGCCGAGCTCAAGAAGCGCATCAACGGCTAG
- a CDS encoding sugar-binding protein, producing MKIKYLAITALSAAMLLAGQAGAQDKKTLAIVVKGLDNPFFEQINLGCKKWLSENKDSEYECLYTGPASSSDEAGEVQIVDDLLTRGVAAIAISPSNAPAMANRIREIAPDVPVMTIDADFLEQDRDLRKTYLGTDNYLMGAKMAEEAKKLRADGGTVCLQLGNVAADNINARAQGFRDTIAGEKNVDRLTGQNGWTEIEGCPVFTNDQADLANQQMSDVFTANPDLDAFILIGGWAQFAPQAYTQVTDQVMDRLKSKDLIIIAGDTLPPQTKAFREGRSHVQVGQRPFEMGYRAPDVMIQLINGEKVDDPLFTGLDVCTADEPGFCENN from the coding sequence ATGAAAATCAAGTATCTGGCTATAACCGCCCTGTCGGCGGCGATGCTTCTTGCCGGTCAGGCGGGGGCTCAGGACAAGAAGACGCTGGCGATCGTGGTCAAGGGGCTCGACAACCCGTTCTTCGAGCAGATCAATCTCGGCTGCAAGAAGTGGCTTTCGGAAAACAAGGACAGCGAATACGAGTGCCTCTACACCGGGCCCGCCTCGTCCTCCGACGAAGCCGGCGAGGTGCAGATCGTCGATGATCTCTTGACCCGCGGCGTTGCGGCGATCGCGATTTCGCCATCAAACGCGCCGGCCATGGCAAACCGCATTCGCGAGATCGCGCCGGACGTTCCGGTCATGACCATCGACGCCGATTTCCTTGAGCAGGATCGCGATCTGCGCAAGACCTATCTCGGCACGGACAACTACCTGATGGGCGCCAAGATGGCGGAAGAGGCCAAAAAGCTCCGCGCTGACGGCGGCACGGTCTGCCTCCAGCTCGGCAATGTCGCCGCCGACAATATCAATGCCCGCGCCCAGGGCTTCCGCGACACGATCGCGGGCGAGAAGAATGTCGACCGGCTCACCGGGCAGAACGGCTGGACGGAGATCGAGGGTTGCCCGGTCTTCACAAATGACCAGGCCGATCTCGCCAACCAGCAGATGTCGGACGTGTTCACCGCCAATCCGGATCTCGACGCCTTCATCCTGATCGGCGGCTGGGCGCAGTTCGCCCCGCAGGCCTATACCCAGGTGACGGATCAGGTGATGGACAGGCTGAAATCCAAGGACCTGATCATCATCGCCGGCGACACTTTGCCGCCGCAGACCAAGGCCTTCCGCGAGGGCCGCAGCCATGTGCAGGTCGGCCAGCGTCCCTTCGAGATGGGCTATCGCGCGCCCGACGTCATGATCCAGCTGATCAATGGCGAAAAGGTCGACGATCCGCTGTTCACCGGGCTCGACGTCTGCACCGCGGACGAACCCGGCTTCTGCGAGAACAACTGA
- a CDS encoding NAD-dependent epimerase/dehydratase family protein, whose product MKLLVTGAAGKVGQAFLPAFLAERRFSDFEVVALCNNRAIETDDRRVTVIRGSMADEQVVARALDGVSHVVHLAAVKESPDLAIDVALKGLYLLLDRFRRSDAGRQFLLLSGDCVVGHIFQGYAAPITEAAPRRAYPGVYALTKVMEEVMLEQFGIQYDLGYTILRAPWIMEKDDFRYAFALDDTQFGGPPWETLVEADDLAKMRNSDVFPAMRDSEGGFLKRNFIHVEDLVRAILLSIDNPAAHGELFNIAMDEPVDYGAVAALMETNGRDRAEIATPFHSNWLDNAKARKVLGWKPSVGLEELVERAWNYRRGENDPRIVWYPG is encoded by the coding sequence ATGAAGCTGCTGGTGACCGGTGCGGCCGGGAAAGTGGGACAGGCGTTCTTGCCCGCCTTTCTGGCCGAGCGGCGTTTTTCGGATTTCGAGGTGGTCGCGCTTTGCAACAACCGCGCCATCGAAACCGACGATCGCCGGGTCACCGTGATCCGCGGCTCGATGGCCGACGAACAGGTGGTCGCGCGGGCGCTGGACGGCGTCAGCCATGTTGTTCATCTGGCCGCGGTGAAGGAATCGCCCGATCTCGCAATCGATGTCGCGTTGAAGGGGCTTTACCTGCTGCTCGACCGGTTCCGCCGGTCTGATGCAGGCCGCCAGTTCCTGCTGCTCAGCGGCGATTGCGTCGTCGGCCATATCTTTCAGGGCTACGCCGCGCCGATCACCGAAGCCGCGCCGCGCCGCGCCTATCCGGGCGTCTATGCGCTGACCAAGGTGATGGAAGAGGTGATGCTGGAACAGTTCGGCATCCAGTATGACCTCGGCTACACGATCCTGCGGGCGCCGTGGATCATGGAAAAGGACGATTTCAGATATGCCTTCGCCCTTGACGACACCCAGTTCGGCGGGCCGCCCTGGGAAACGCTGGTCGAGGCGGATGATCTTGCGAAAATGCGCAACAGCGACGTCTTTCCCGCCATGCGCGACTCCGAAGGCGGGTTTCTGAAGCGCAACTTCATTCATGTCGAGGATCTGGTGCGCGCGATCCTGCTTTCGATCGACAACCCTGCCGCCCATGGCGAGCTCTTCAATATCGCGATGGACGAACCGGTCGATTACGGCGCGGTCGCCGCGCTGATGGAGACCAACGGCAGGGACCGGGCCGAGATAGCGACGCCGTTTCACAGCAACTGGCTGGACAATGCCAAGGCCCGCAAGGTGCTGGGCTGGAAGCCGTCGGTCGGCCTCGAGGAACTCGTTGAACGTGCATGGAACTACAGGCGCGGCGAAAACGACCCGCGCATTGTCTGGTATCCCGGCTGA
- a CDS encoding ATP-binding cassette domain-containing protein → MSRLVLSGISKNFGAIQALSSVSLSVAPGEVLGLMGDNGAGKSTLVKIIAGNFPPSAGEIRIDDKPVTFHRPRDAQEEGIEVVYQDLALCDNLSAASNVFLGREAMRRVGLVRYLNYRQMNETAADLFRQLKSETHPRDLVRKMSGGQRQAVAIARTLLSKPKIVMMDEPTAAISVRQVKEVLDLILRLRDQGISVILISHRMPDVFGVADRIAVLRRGELVASKPASGSSPEEVTGLITGAIDAA, encoded by the coding sequence GTGTCGAGACTTGTTTTGTCGGGAATATCGAAAAACTTCGGGGCCATTCAGGCCCTGTCATCAGTGTCGCTTTCCGTGGCGCCGGGCGAGGTGCTGGGCCTGATGGGCGATAACGGCGCGGGCAAGAGCACGCTGGTGAAGATCATCGCCGGCAATTTCCCGCCCTCGGCGGGCGAGATCCGCATCGACGACAAGCCCGTGACCTTCCACCGGCCGCGCGATGCGCAGGAGGAAGGCATCGAGGTCGTCTATCAGGACCTGGCGCTTTGCGACAATCTGTCGGCCGCCTCGAATGTCTTTCTAGGTCGCGAGGCCATGCGCCGGGTCGGGCTCGTCAGATATCTGAACTATCGCCAGATGAACGAGACCGCGGCAGACCTCTTCCGGCAGCTCAAGTCCGAAACCCATCCGCGCGATCTCGTGCGAAAAATGTCGGGCGGGCAGCGTCAGGCGGTCGCCATCGCGCGCACGCTGCTGTCGAAGCCGAAGATCGTGATGATGGACGAGCCGACGGCGGCGATCTCGGTCCGGCAGGTCAAGGAGGTGCTGGACCTGATCCTGCGCCTCAGGGATCAGGGCATCAGCGTCATCCTGATCAGCCACCGGATGCCGGATGTCTTCGGCGTCGCCGACAGGATCGCCGTTTTGCGGCGCGGCGAACTCGTCGCCAGCAAGCCTGCTTCAGGCTCTTCTCCCGAAGAAGTCACCGGTCTCATCACCGGCGCAATCGACGCGGCATAG
- a CDS encoding ABC transporter permease codes for MTTMDHVISRSQHRNWVSKLATQQLFWVFVAAIAACLALSLMTDTFASERNLFNVARNFAFVGIIAIGMTVVIASGGIDLSVGSSVVLSAMVISVLMAGGMSFWLAAPMAIGAALLVGLVNGVLIAYGGMPPFVITLGTLSAARSLAMVLSDNKMIWEFGPDHDLLLWIGGGSTLGIPHPLYALALLTVVMSLALKWTRWGQHVYAIGSNESAVRLTGIPVKRLKVSIYMFSAFTAGVAGILMAGWLGSVTTNLGQALELTVIAAAVIGGANLAGGEGTAIGAVVGALLIEVIRNSLILLGISTFWQGMFIGTFIIIAVAFDRIRHFRS; via the coding sequence ATGACCACCATGGACCATGTGATATCAAGAAGTCAGCACCGCAACTGGGTATCGAAGCTCGCCACCCAGCAGCTTTTCTGGGTGTTCGTCGCCGCGATCGCGGCCTGCCTGGCGCTGAGCCTCATGACCGATACCTTCGCCAGCGAAAGAAACCTGTTCAACGTCGCCCGCAACTTCGCCTTTGTCGGCATCATCGCGATCGGCATGACGGTGGTGATCGCCTCGGGCGGGATCGATCTGTCGGTCGGCTCGAGCGTGGTTTTGAGCGCGATGGTGATCAGCGTGCTGATGGCCGGCGGCATGTCGTTCTGGCTGGCCGCCCCGATGGCGATCGGCGCAGCACTTCTGGTGGGGCTCGTGAACGGCGTGCTGATCGCCTATGGCGGGATGCCGCCCTTCGTGATCACGCTCGGCACGCTTTCCGCCGCGCGCTCTCTCGCCATGGTGCTTTCCGACAACAAGATGATCTGGGAATTCGGGCCCGACCATGATCTCCTGCTATGGATCGGCGGCGGGTCGACGCTTGGCATTCCGCACCCGCTCTACGCGCTCGCATTGCTGACGGTCGTCATGTCGCTTGCGCTCAAATGGACGCGTTGGGGCCAGCATGTCTATGCGATCGGCAGCAATGAGAGCGCCGTGCGCCTGACCGGCATTCCGGTCAAGCGGCTCAAGGTCAGCATCTACATGTTCTCCGCCTTCACCGCGGGCGTGGCGGGTATCCTGATGGCCGGATGGCTCGGTAGCGTGACCACCAATCTCGGCCAGGCGCTGGAACTGACCGTGATCGCCGCCGCGGTGATCGGCGGCGCCAATCTTGCCGGCGGCGAGGGCACGGCAATCGGCGCGGTCGTGGGCGCGCTGCTGATCGAGGTCATTCGCAACTCGCTGATCCTCCTCGGCATCTCGACATTCTGGCAAGGAATGTTCATAGGTACATTCATAATTATTGCGGTGGCCTTCGACCGAATCAGGCATTTCAGATCGTGA
- a CDS encoding LacI family DNA-binding transcriptional regulator, translating into MKPTMMDVAARAGVSQATVSLILNGSSGARFSEATRKRVFDAAEALGYRLSNRSATAGHAAAKVIVFLVDELTTDPWMALAFEGAREKALESGIIVTLGVFRKGEDPDDGVLSICESQTLVGYIFGTILTRKVDPPQALLDAPSVLVNCYDQQRRLPSIVPGDVAGGRAATERLIAGGRKRIALINGQEGLDNPRDRLRGYKQALASNDLAYDPKLVHYGNWEPSSGYEKTHELMKLPDPPDGIFCANDLMAIGCLEALKELGKSIPGDVAVVGFDNRDIAQFTMPPLTTYHLPMFEMGAMAVELLEDMMGGLTSAHDQLKVECTLIERVSG; encoded by the coding sequence TTGAAACCGACAATGATGGATGTCGCCGCCCGCGCCGGCGTCTCCCAGGCCACCGTCTCCCTCATTCTCAACGGCAGTTCCGGCGCCCGCTTCAGCGAAGCGACGCGCAAAAGGGTGTTCGATGCCGCCGAGGCGCTCGGCTATCGCCTGTCCAACAGGTCGGCAACCGCCGGCCACGCTGCCGCCAAGGTCATCGTCTTCCTCGTCGATGAGCTCACCACCGACCCCTGGATGGCGCTCGCCTTCGAGGGCGCGCGGGAAAAGGCGCTGGAGAGCGGGATCATCGTCACGCTTGGCGTGTTCCGCAAGGGCGAGGATCCGGATGATGGGGTATTGTCCATCTGCGAAAGCCAAACGCTGGTGGGCTATATCTTCGGCACGATCCTGACTCGCAAGGTCGACCCGCCCCAGGCGCTTCTCGATGCCCCTTCCGTGCTGGTCAATTGCTACGACCAGCAGCGCCGCCTGCCCTCGATCGTGCCCGGCGACGTGGCTGGCGGACGCGCCGCGACGGAGCGGCTGATTGCCGGCGGGCGCAAGCGCATCGCGCTGATCAACGGCCAGGAGGGGCTCGACAACCCGCGCGACCGGCTGCGCGGCTACAAGCAGGCGCTTGCCAGCAACGACCTCGCCTATGACCCCAAGCTCGTGCACTACGGCAATTGGGAGCCGTCCTCCGGCTATGAGAAGACCCACGAACTGATGAAGCTTCCCGACCCGCCCGACGGCATTTTCTGCGCCAACGACCTGATGGCGATCGGTTGCCTTGAGGCGCTCAAGGAGCTCGGAAAATCCATCCCCGGTGATGTCGCCGTCGTCGGCTTCGACAATCGCGATATCGCCCAGTTCACCATGCCGCCGCTGACGACCTACCATCTCCCGATGTTCGAAATGGGCGCGATGGCCGTCGAATTGCTCGAGGACATGATGGGCGGACTGACCAGCGCGCATGATCAGCTCAAGGTCGAGTGCACCCTGATCGAGCGGGTCTCGGGCTAG
- a CDS encoding LysR family transcriptional regulator, with the protein MLHSTLLAQIDEVARRGSIRAAADVLNVSASSINRRIIQLEEEMGTPLFIRHSGGMKVTAAGEVVVAHIRQTLRDSERMKKRLGELAGADGPRVRISAMHGLAAGIIPLILRVFRSENPGIAITVRSQTEAGVESDLVNGECDLGLAYAWANGTGITANLAFPTRLGVVVSREHPLASRPHLRLAEIAKWPIVLPDESVTINHLVTEAFAVAGFPLRTTVLSNSIELLKSIARTGEAITFLSRIDVEEDLKEGYLVYVPIHGRDIASHELRLGRRKDSTLDTAVTRAEECIRKVISKIETPLADSYTGKTAE; encoded by the coding sequence ATGCTTCATTCGACACTTCTGGCACAGATTGACGAGGTTGCGCGTCGCGGTTCCATCCGCGCGGCGGCCGATGTCCTCAATGTTTCCGCCTCCTCGATCAACCGTCGGATCATCCAGCTCGAGGAGGAAATGGGAACGCCGCTGTTCATCCGCCATTCCGGAGGCATGAAGGTGACGGCCGCCGGTGAGGTGGTCGTCGCCCATATTCGCCAGACGCTGCGCGACAGCGAGCGAATGAAGAAACGCCTTGGCGAGCTTGCCGGCGCGGACGGCCCACGGGTCCGCATCTCGGCGATGCATGGCCTCGCCGCCGGCATCATTCCGCTGATCCTTCGCGTGTTCCGTTCCGAGAATCCGGGCATCGCGATAACCGTGCGTAGTCAGACCGAGGCCGGCGTCGAAAGCGATCTCGTCAATGGCGAATGCGATCTGGGGCTGGCCTATGCCTGGGCGAACGGAACGGGCATCACCGCCAACCTGGCATTTCCGACCCGGCTTGGCGTGGTGGTGAGCAGGGAACATCCGCTCGCAAGCCGGCCGCATCTGCGGCTTGCCGAAATCGCGAAATGGCCGATCGTCCTGCCGGATGAGTCCGTCACCATCAACCATCTCGTCACCGAGGCTTTTGCCGTGGCCGGTTTTCCATTGCGCACGACGGTGCTCTCGAACTCGATCGAGCTTCTGAAATCGATCGCGCGCACCGGCGAGGCGATCACTTTCCTCAGCCGCATCGATGTCGAGGAAGACCTGAAGGAGGGCTATCTCGTCTATGTTCCGATCCATGGCCGCGACATTGCAAGCCACGAACTGAGGCTCGGTCGCCGCAAGGACAGCACGCTCGACACAGCAGTGACGCGTGCCGAAGAATGTATCCGCAAGGTGATTTCCAAGATCGAAACGCCGCTCGCGGATTCCTACACGGGCAAGACGGCCGAATGA
- a CDS encoding TRAP transporter small permease, which produces MRELAGTLSAALNRVVDAVVVILLAALVLDVWIGVLDRYIFHWQFNWPEIMARYLMIWVALLAISCGIARRDHIGLTILIDRFPVTLRRAILIGCDLLALALFVWTFIYGLQFAISGASRFALIFGMSMAPAFAAVPTAAALASVQLLLCLVRDAGQYTVQDQAAEV; this is translated from the coding sequence TTGAGAGAGTTGGCCGGTACGCTTTCAGCAGCGCTGAACAGGGTGGTTGACGCCGTCGTCGTGATCCTGCTCGCCGCGCTCGTGCTCGACGTGTGGATCGGGGTGCTGGATCGCTATATTTTCCACTGGCAGTTCAACTGGCCGGAAATCATGGCCCGCTACCTGATGATCTGGGTGGCTCTGCTTGCCATTTCCTGCGGCATTGCCCGCCGCGATCACATCGGCCTGACGATCCTGATCGACCGCTTTCCGGTAACCTTGCGTCGAGCCATCCTGATCGGCTGCGATCTCCTGGCGCTGGCGCTGTTTGTCTGGACCTTCATTTACGGTCTGCAGTTCGCCATCAGCGGCGCCTCACGCTTTGCCCTGATCTTCGGCATGTCCATGGCGCCGGCCTTTGCCGCAGTGCCAACGGCGGCGGCCCTGGCCTCGGTACAGCTGCTTTTGTGTCTGGTGCGCGATGCCGGGCAGTACACCGTGCAGGACCAGGCGGCGGAGGTCTGA